A stretch of Mesorhizobium sp. M2A.F.Ca.ET.046.03.2.1 DNA encodes these proteins:
- a CDS encoding Coenzyme F420 hydrogenase/dehydrogenase, beta subunit C-terminal domain: protein MGLIKTSCSQAPLAADPLSLGEIVENGLCIGCGLCRSMAGRDIEMVMTPEGRERPVARKALDKPTLAKINAVCPGTRIAGPPPAQMNDATLTDTVWGPVERLVLGSAGDPTVRFIGSGGGTLTALGQFLLSSGRVKFVLHVAASRSMPMRTERKLSFDGASVLDGAGSRYGPAATLVDFNDILDRGEPFALIAKPCDITAVRNLARLDPRVDEHMRYALAFVCGGASDLTKSEQVLQRFGLGEDELALFRYRGHGNPGPNRIETKDGHAFEISYRQLWEDEDKWMIQPRCKICPDAIGQVADIAVSDAWLNGGPAVEDEPLNGIIVRTKRGLELFDAAVEAGALEIKRESNIAEISELQSHQVRKRRAVWARLKGMAIAGKPVPFVSDLALRDCAAQNSPAENLAEGRGARDRARRGRLGEPPAVARATV from the coding sequence ATGGGCCTGATCAAGACCAGTTGCAGCCAGGCACCGCTCGCGGCCGACCCACTGTCGCTTGGCGAGATCGTCGAGAACGGTCTTTGCATCGGCTGCGGCCTCTGCCGGTCGATGGCCGGGCGCGACATCGAGATGGTGATGACACCGGAAGGGCGCGAGCGGCCGGTGGCACGAAAGGCATTGGACAAGCCGACATTGGCGAAGATCAACGCGGTTTGCCCAGGAACACGCATCGCCGGTCCGCCACCCGCGCAGATGAATGACGCCACGTTGACGGACACGGTCTGGGGACCGGTCGAGCGGCTCGTGCTCGGTTCCGCCGGCGATCCCACGGTCCGGTTTATTGGCTCCGGCGGTGGGACACTGACGGCGCTTGGCCAATTCCTGCTCAGCTCGGGACGCGTAAAATTCGTGCTGCATGTCGCGGCGTCGCGCTCCATGCCGATGCGCACGGAACGCAAGCTGAGCTTCGACGGCGCTTCGGTGCTCGACGGCGCCGGCTCGCGCTACGGGCCGGCGGCCACGCTGGTGGATTTCAACGACATCCTCGATCGCGGCGAGCCGTTCGCGCTGATCGCCAAGCCTTGCGACATCACCGCCGTGCGCAACCTGGCGCGGCTCGATCCGCGCGTTGACGAGCACATGCGCTATGCGCTCGCCTTCGTCTGCGGCGGCGCCTCGGACCTCACCAAGTCGGAACAGGTGCTGCAGCGTTTTGGCCTCGGCGAGGACGAGCTGGCCCTATTCCGCTACCGGGGTCATGGCAATCCCGGCCCGAACCGCATCGAAACCAAGGACGGCCACGCTTTCGAGATCAGCTACCGGCAGCTCTGGGAAGACGAGGACAAATGGATGATCCAGCCGCGCTGCAAGATCTGTCCCGATGCGATCGGCCAGGTGGCGGATATCGCGGTGTCGGATGCCTGGCTGAACGGCGGACCAGCCGTCGAGGATGAACCGCTCAACGGCATCATAGTTCGGACAAAGCGCGGGCTGGAGCTGTTCGACGCGGCCGTCGAGGCTGGCGCGCTGGAGATCAAGCGCGAGAGCAACATTGCCGAGATCAGCGAATTGCAGTCGCATCAGGTGCGCAAGCGGCGCGCCGTCTGGGCGCGGCTGAAGGGCATGGCAATCGCCGGCAAGCCGGTGCCTTTTGTCAGCGACCTCGCATTGCGGGATTGCGCCGCGCAGAATTCGCCTGCCGAGAATCTGGCCGAGGGGCGGGGCGCCCGCGATCGCGCCCGACGCGGCCGTCTGGGCGAGCCGCCTGCCGTGGCGCGCGCAACAGTTTAG
- a CDS encoding dihydrodipicolinate synthase family protein: protein MTRPQGTIAPILTPFEDDGRIARDLWISHAKWVLGRGAHFLSPFGTTGEALSVSLRERMQALEWLLEAGIAPDRLMPGTGVTALPETVELSAHAVGLGCAAVMVLPSFFYTGAGDNGQARYYSELIEKVAKPSMRVILYHIPQNSGVPVSPALTARLSKAFPDTVVAYKDSAGDWNNTAAVIAAAPDISVFPSSEAQLTKGLASGAAGCISATVNLNAAAIRRLYDAARKGEDVMEADAAVKAFRKVIQDAGLIPAMKAVLAVKSGDRRWLNLRAPHENATLENGRALLVELGSAADHIGGN from the coding sequence ATGACCCGCCCGCAAGGAACCATCGCCCCCATCCTGACGCCGTTCGAAGACGACGGCCGCATCGCGCGCGATCTCTGGATCTCCCACGCCAAATGGGTGCTCGGCCGGGGCGCGCATTTCCTCTCGCCCTTCGGCACTACCGGCGAAGCGCTCTCGGTTTCGCTGCGCGAACGCATGCAAGCGCTGGAATGGCTGCTCGAGGCTGGTATCGCGCCCGACCGGCTGATGCCCGGCACTGGTGTGACCGCGCTTCCCGAAACAGTCGAATTGTCGGCGCATGCCGTCGGCCTCGGCTGCGCCGCGGTCATGGTGCTGCCGTCCTTCTTCTACACCGGCGCAGGCGACAATGGTCAGGCGCGCTATTACAGCGAGCTGATCGAAAAGGTGGCAAAACCTTCGATGCGGGTGATCCTCTACCATATCCCGCAAAATTCCGGCGTGCCGGTCAGCCCGGCGCTGACAGCCAGACTGAGCAAGGCCTTTCCGGACACGGTCGTCGCCTACAAGGATAGCGCCGGCGACTGGAACAACACCGCCGCCGTCATCGCCGCCGCGCCCGATATCTCCGTGTTCCCAAGCTCGGAGGCGCAACTCACCAAGGGTCTTGCCAGCGGCGCGGCCGGCTGCATCTCGGCCACGGTCAATCTGAACGCCGCCGCCATCCGCCGCCTCTACGATGCGGCAAGGAAGGGCGAAGACGTCATGGAGGCGGATGCAGCCGTCAAGGCGTTCCGAAAGGTGATCCAGGACGCCGGGCTGATCCCGGCGATGAAGGCGGTGCTTGCGGTCAAGTCCGGCGACCGGCGCTGGCTAAACCTGCGCGCGCCGCATGAGAATGCGACGTTGGAAAACGGCAGGGCTTTGCTTGTCGAGCTCGGCAGTGCTGCCGACCATATCGGCGGCAATTGA
- a CDS encoding trimethylamine methyltransferase family protein → MSQDRRGGGRRSKLGRSGGGIAQLPWQSVKNPYPPMQLLDEERMEQLHKTSMRILSELGIRVMSEKVMDLFSKAGATVDRESNTIRIDESIVAEALRNVPSSFTLTSRNPEKQLHFGGNSLVFGLVAGPPNVHDRINGRRPGNLPDYQNFIRLAHHFNAIHIIGNQVVAPIELPANSRHLDTYHANLTLSDLSFHCTAIGRARAMDGINMMAIARGISVEEMRASPGVTTIISINSPRLFDDAMAEGLIAMAEHGQPVTVTPFTLMGAMTPVTLAAALCQQNAEALFGVTLTQLVNPGTPVMYGAFTSNVDMKSGAPAFGTPENAKANIIAGQLARRYNLPYRTSNANASNVVDLQAAYETEMATWGAVLGGANLIYHAVGWLEGGLTASYEKLVLDVEILQNMMEFLRPLPFQEDDLGFEAIKSVPAGGHFFGAEHTMSRYTTAFYQPMLSNWQNYGAWQEAGGKDALERATELWQQTLHDYEEPVMDAAIREELDAYVAHRREEIAANPEA, encoded by the coding sequence ATGTCACAGGACAGGCGCGGCGGCGGTCGCCGATCGAAGCTCGGACGCAGCGGCGGCGGCATCGCGCAACTGCCGTGGCAGAGCGTGAAAAATCCCTACCCGCCCATGCAGCTTCTCGACGAGGAGCGCATGGAGCAGTTGCACAAGACATCGATGCGCATCCTGTCGGAACTCGGCATCCGCGTCATGAGCGAAAAGGTGATGGACCTGTTCTCCAAGGCTGGCGCCACCGTCGATCGCGAGAGCAACACCATCCGCATCGACGAGAGCATCGTCGCCGAGGCGCTGCGCAACGTTCCCTCCTCCTTCACGCTGACCAGCCGCAATCCCGAAAAGCAGCTCCATTTCGGCGGCAATTCACTGGTCTTCGGTCTAGTCGCCGGTCCGCCCAATGTGCATGACCGCATTAACGGCCGGCGTCCAGGCAACCTGCCCGACTATCAGAACTTCATCCGGCTGGCGCACCACTTCAACGCCATCCACATCATCGGCAACCAAGTGGTGGCGCCGATCGAGCTGCCGGCGAATTCGCGCCATCTCGACACCTATCACGCCAATCTGACGCTGAGCGACCTCTCCTTCCATTGCACCGCGATTGGCCGCGCCAGGGCGATGGACGGCATCAACATGATGGCGATCGCGCGCGGCATCTCGGTCGAGGAGATGCGCGCTTCGCCGGGCGTGACCACGATCATCTCGATCAACTCGCCACGCCTGTTCGACGACGCGATGGCCGAAGGCCTGATCGCCATGGCCGAGCATGGCCAGCCGGTGACGGTCACCCCCTTCACGCTGATGGGCGCGATGACGCCGGTGACGCTTGCCGCCGCGCTCTGCCAGCAGAATGCCGAGGCGCTGTTCGGCGTGACGCTGACGCAGCTCGTCAACCCCGGCACGCCGGTGATGTACGGCGCTTTCACCTCCAATGTCGACATGAAGTCGGGCGCGCCGGCCTTCGGCACGCCGGAAAACGCCAAGGCCAACATCATCGCCGGGCAGTTGGCGCGCCGCTACAATTTGCCCTACCGCACCTCCAACGCGAATGCCTCCAACGTCGTCGACCTGCAGGCGGCCTACGAAACTGAAATGGCGACCTGGGGCGCGGTGCTTGGCGGGGCCAATCTGATCTATCACGCCGTCGGCTGGCTGGAGGGCGGGCTGACAGCGTCCTACGAAAAGCTCGTGCTGGACGTCGAGATCCTGCAGAACATGATGGAGTTTCTGCGGCCGCTGCCGTTCCAGGAGGACGACCTCGGCTTCGAGGCGATCAAGTCGGTGCCGGCCGGCGGCCATTTCTTCGGCGCCGAGCACACCATGTCGCGCTACACCACCGCCTTCTACCAACCGATGCTCTCCAACTGGCAGAATTACGGCGCCTGGCAGGAAGCCGGCGGCAAGGACGCGCTGGAGCGGGCGACCGAGCTCTGGCAGCAGACCTTGCACGATTACGAGGAGCCGGTGATGGACGCCGCGATCCGCGAGGAGCTCGACGCCTATGTCGCGCATCGCCGCGAGGAGATCGCGGCTAATCCGGAAGCTTAG
- a CDS encoding isochorismatase family cysteine hydrolase, with protein MNLAKTALLVIDLQNEYRPGAAWPVVGYDAVLANTAALIGAARAAGVPVIHAQAWVKPEERDGYARQEEILTEEFRSAVAGSNGAEICAEVAALPGDIVIHKHWPSAFRRTDLSQRLAALGIETLIVTGVLTDSCVTASVFDAVYEGFRVWLVKDACGSMTEAMHRTGMLDMANRLYGGGILRHPEALKALADHPFDGWRCTRPVEFAYTLETVDGIYEAL; from the coding sequence ATGAACCTCGCCAAGACCGCCTTGCTCGTCATCGACCTGCAGAACGAATACCGCCCCGGCGCGGCTTGGCCGGTCGTCGGCTATGACGCGGTGCTCGCCAACACCGCCGCGCTGATCGGAGCCGCCCGTGCGGCGGGCGTGCCCGTCATCCATGCGCAGGCCTGGGTGAAGCCGGAGGAACGCGACGGCTATGCGCGGCAGGAAGAGATCCTGACCGAGGAATTCCGCTCCGCGGTGGCGGGCAGCAACGGCGCCGAAATCTGCGCCGAGGTGGCAGCGCTGCCCGGCGACATCGTCATCCACAAGCATTGGCCAAGCGCCTTTCGGCGGACCGATCTTTCGCAGCGGCTCGCCGCCCTTGGCATCGAGACCCTGATCGTCACCGGCGTGCTCACCGACAGCTGCGTGACCGCGAGCGTCTTCGACGCGGTTTACGAGGGGTTTCGCGTCTGGCTGGTCAAGGACGCCTGCGGCAGCATGACGGAGGCCATGCACCGCACCGGCATGCTCGACATGGCGAACCGGCTTTATGGCGGCGGCATTCTTCGCCATCCCGAGGCGCTGAAGGCGCTGGCCGACCACCCCTTCGACGGCTGGCGCTGCACGCGGCCGGTGGAATTTGCCTACACGCTGGAAACGGTCGATGGAATTTACGAGGCGCTGTGA
- a CDS encoding D-aminoacylase produces the protein MPYDLVIRHATLIAGDGSKPFGADIAVTGDRITAVGRLDDAQGVEEIDAKGKVVAPGFIDVHTHDDGALLAPRGMDPKISQGVTTVIAGNCGVSLAPLLLDKTPPPPFTLVGGRENFRFDRFADYVAELKRRGIATNAALLVGHTTLRQRCMPVTDRPATEAETAAMQEAVAEAMAEGAFGLSTGLDYPPAVNSSTDEVKALAATAAGLGGPYVTHTRNYFETMDGAIEEAIDIADHAGGKLFISHHQCTGRANFGKSRPSLERIDRAREAMDIGMDVYPYAASSTVLRLERCDTGLKILITWSDPHPEMARREIADIAREWNCTEREAGERLLPAGAVYFQLDEDDVRNIIAHPRTMIGSDGLPHDIHPHPRLWGTFPRVLGHYARDVGLFSLEEAVFRMTGLPAKEFGIAQRGLLAEGNFADLVVFDPETIIDTATFEEPRRPAAGIEHVFVNGVSVWRKGRATGALPGAVLKPSASKPIVRGACNCGADHSAS, from the coding sequence ATGCCTTATGATCTTGTCATCCGCCACGCGACGCTGATCGCCGGCGACGGCTCGAAACCCTTCGGGGCCGACATTGCCGTCACTGGCGACAGGATCACGGCGGTCGGTCGGCTGGACGATGCGCAGGGCGTCGAGGAGATCGACGCGAAGGGCAAGGTGGTCGCGCCAGGCTTCATCGACGTGCACACCCATGACGACGGCGCGCTGCTAGCCCCGCGCGGCATGGACCCGAAGATCAGCCAGGGCGTCACCACGGTGATTGCCGGCAATTGCGGTGTCAGCCTGGCGCCGCTGCTGCTCGACAAGACCCCACCGCCGCCCTTCACGCTGGTCGGCGGCCGCGAGAATTTCCGCTTCGACCGTTTTGCCGACTATGTCGCCGAGCTGAAGCGCCGCGGCATCGCCACCAACGCCGCCCTGCTTGTCGGCCACACCACCTTGCGCCAGCGTTGCATGCCGGTGACCGATCGTCCGGCCACCGAAGCCGAAACGGCGGCGATGCAGGAAGCGGTTGCCGAAGCGATGGCCGAAGGCGCGTTCGGCCTCAGCACCGGCCTCGACTATCCACCGGCCGTCAACTCCTCGACCGACGAGGTCAAGGCTCTGGCCGCCACGGCGGCAGGCCTGGGTGGTCCCTATGTCACCCACACGCGCAACTATTTCGAGACGATGGACGGAGCCATCGAGGAAGCGATCGACATTGCCGATCACGCCGGCGGCAAGCTCTTCATCTCGCACCACCAGTGCACCGGCCGCGCCAATTTCGGCAAGAGCCGGCCCTCGCTGGAGCGCATCGACCGGGCGCGCGAGGCGATGGATATCGGCATGGACGTCTATCCCTATGCCGCGAGTTCCACGGTGCTGCGCCTGGAGCGCTGCGACACCGGGCTGAAGATCCTCATCACCTGGTCCGACCCGCATCCGGAGATGGCGAGGCGCGAGATCGCCGACATCGCGCGCGAATGGAACTGCACCGAGCGCGAGGCCGGCGAGCGTCTGCTGCCGGCCGGCGCCGTCTATTTCCAGCTGGACGAGGACGATGTGCGCAACATCATCGCGCATCCGCGCACCATGATCGGCTCGGACGGCCTGCCGCACGACATCCATCCGCATCCGCGCCTGTGGGGCACATTTCCGCGCGTGCTCGGGCACTACGCGCGTGATGTCGGCCTGTTCAGCCTGGAGGAGGCCGTATTCCGCATGACCGGGCTGCCCGCGAAGGAATTCGGCATCGCGCAACGCGGCCTGCTGGCCGAAGGCAACTTCGCCGATCTCGTCGTCTTCGATCCCGAGACGATCATCGACACCGCCACCTTCGAGGAACCGCGCCGGCCCGCCGCCGGTATCGAGCATGTCTTTGTGAACGGCGTATCGGTGTGGCGAAAAGGGAGAGCCACTGGAGCGCTGCCTGGCGCGGTTCTCAAGCCTTCGGCCTCAAAGCCGATCGTCAGAGGCGCATGCAACTGCGGCGCCGATCACAGCGCCTCGTAA
- a CDS encoding D-2-hydroxyacid dehydrogenase — protein sequence MSARPTIILHTDKLAGALAVLAETHPDLEVHACDTYAGLPALIEQISAEVVYSIRFDGTPRYPRQALTESPTVKWVSIGGSGTDHLGRWDPAHVMVTNSAGVAAGMLAEYALGAMLSFSLDLRGFERRQQARQWGGGRVEPIEGKTLLIIGLGKTGEAVARRAQAMGMRTLGVRARPKPMPSLDEVHGPDALLALIGRADFIVCCVPLLPTTRGLFGEAAFAAMKPSAVLIDISRGGVVEEAALLSALDNKRIKGAALDVFATEPLPAEHPLWGYENVVITPHCAAVYDGWDIKSLHMFADNLARYRKGEPLENVVNPERGY from the coding sequence ATGTCGGCGCGCCCAACAATCATCCTGCACACCGACAAGCTGGCGGGTGCGCTTGCCGTGCTCGCCGAGACGCATCCGGACCTCGAAGTCCATGCCTGCGATACCTATGCCGGCCTCCCAGCCCTGATCGAACAGATCAGCGCCGAGGTGGTCTATTCGATCCGTTTCGACGGCACGCCGCGCTATCCGCGCCAGGCGCTGACCGAGAGCCCGACGGTGAAATGGGTGTCGATCGGCGGCTCCGGCACCGATCATCTCGGGCGCTGGGATCCGGCGCATGTTATGGTCACGAATTCGGCCGGCGTCGCCGCAGGCATGCTGGCCGAATATGCGTTGGGCGCGATGCTCTCCTTCTCCCTCGACCTGCGCGGTTTCGAACGCCGGCAGCAGGCCCGCCAATGGGGCGGCGGCCGCGTCGAGCCGATCGAGGGCAAGACCCTCCTCATCATCGGCCTCGGCAAGACCGGCGAGGCCGTCGCGCGCCGCGCCCAGGCGATGGGCATGCGCACGCTGGGCGTCCGCGCACGGCCGAAACCAATGCCCTCGCTCGACGAGGTTCATGGTCCCGACGCGCTGCTGGCACTGATCGGCCGCGCCGATTTCATCGTCTGCTGCGTGCCTCTGCTGCCGACCACGCGCGGTCTGTTTGGCGAGGCCGCCTTCGCCGCGATGAAGCCGTCCGCCGTGCTCATCGACATTTCGCGCGGCGGCGTCGTCGAGGAGGCCGCGTTGTTGAGCGCGCTCGACAACAAGCGGATCAAGGGCGCGGCGCTCGACGTTTTCGCGACCGAACCGCTGCCGGCCGAGCACCCGCTCTGGGGTTACGAAAACGTCGTCATCACGCCGCATTGCGCGGCGGTCTATGACGGCTGGGACATCAAGTCGTTGCACATGTTCGCCGACAATCTGGCGCGCTACCGCAAAGGTGAGCCGCTGGAGAATGTGGTCAATCCGGAACGCGGCTATTGA
- a CDS encoding Zn-dependent hydrolase yields the protein MNSAILTAGGHLAGRILETLAEATTDAPGITRIAYGPGERFAHNLVREEAQKLGAVARTDAAGNLYLTLSGRDPDLPALVVGSHLDSVAHGGNFDGAAGVVAGLAVMAELVAKAVQLPRDLIVLATRAEEAVWFPLSYPGSQAALGLLDPEALEAKRSDSGRTLAEHMREEGFDPDAVRRGVPGIYAARIAAFVEVHIEQGPRLVAAGAPVGIVTGIAGGFRYVDAKCLGAYAHSGAEPRFARHDAVLGFADLVAALEIEWDALEREDHEATITFGRVQSDPTQHGGSRVLGELGFTLDVRSAEATVLERVEARLRTILAEVSARRGVAFELGQRFTWEPATMSADLAAKLDRAATELQMRAPHVPSGAGHDAATFAGAGIPTAMVFVRNENGSHNPHEAMEIADLDEAIRLLFRFVTDFDNPLDQP from the coding sequence ATGAACAGCGCCATCCTGACGGCCGGAGGTCACCTGGCCGGGCGCATCCTGGAGACACTCGCTGAAGCCACGACCGATGCGCCGGGCATCACGCGCATCGCCTACGGACCCGGCGAGCGCTTCGCCCACAACCTCGTGCGTGAGGAGGCGCAGAAGCTCGGCGCGGTTGCGCGCACCGATGCCGCCGGCAATCTCTATTTGACGCTCAGTGGCCGCGATCCGGACCTGCCGGCTTTGGTCGTCGGTTCGCATCTCGACAGTGTGGCGCATGGCGGCAATTTCGACGGCGCCGCCGGCGTTGTGGCGGGCTTGGCGGTGATGGCCGAGTTGGTCGCGAAAGCCGTCCAATTGCCGCGCGATCTCATCGTGCTGGCCACGCGCGCCGAGGAAGCCGTCTGGTTTCCGCTGTCCTATCCGGGCAGCCAGGCGGCTCTTGGCTTGCTCGATCCGGAGGCGCTTGAAGCAAAACGATCCGACAGCGGCCGCACGCTGGCCGAACACATGCGAGAGGAAGGGTTCGACCCCGATGCGGTGCGGCGCGGGGTTCCGGGGATCTATGCCGCGCGGATCGCGGCCTTCGTCGAGGTGCACATCGAGCAGGGACCGCGGCTTGTCGCCGCTGGCGCGCCGGTCGGCATCGTCACCGGGATTGCCGGCGGGTTCCGCTATGTCGACGCCAAATGCCTTGGCGCCTATGCCCATTCCGGCGCCGAGCCGCGCTTCGCCCGGCATGACGCCGTGCTTGGCTTTGCCGATCTGGTCGCCGCGCTTGAGATCGAATGGGATGCGCTGGAGCGCGAAGACCATGAGGCGACAATCACCTTCGGCCGTGTGCAATCCGATCCGACACAGCATGGCGGCAGCCGGGTTCTGGGCGAGCTCGGCTTCACGCTGGATGTGCGCAGCGCCGAAGCGACGGTTCTCGAACGTGTCGAGGCGCGGCTTCGGACTATTCTGGCTGAAGTTAGCGCCAGGCGGGGCGTAGCGTTCGAACTCGGGCAGCGTTTCACTTGGGAGCCGGCGACGATGTCGGCAGATTTGGCCGCCAAGCTGGATCGCGCCGCTACCGAATTGCAGATGCGGGCACCGCATGTGCCGAGCGGGGCGGGACACGACGCGGCGACTTTTGCCGGCGCCGGTATTCCAACCGCCATGGTCTTCGTGCGCAACGAGAACGGCAGCCACAACCCGCATGAAGCGATGGAGATCGCCGACCTCGATGAGGCGATCCGTCTGCTCTTCCGCTTCGTCACAGACTTCGACAATCCCTTGGATCAGCCATGA
- a CDS encoding FAD-binding oxidoreductase, producing the protein MSEQTEVIIIGGGMTGAGAAYEISRDRKVVLFERESHCGYHTTGRSAASFTENYGNGVIRRIVLASRAFLTEPPAGFCDYPLLSKRGMITVARADQLDLLREDLAAAQALVPSIVAMRPDEAIAHVPVLRRDYLAGAYIEPHSMDIDVNGLHQGFLRGARARGARIVTKAGVKGIGRQGGQWRVETEAGAFLAPLIVNAAGAWGDEIAAMAGVRPVGLQPKRRTAFNIPAPSGVDIADWPLVNDVGAEFYFKPDAGQLFVSPADATPSEPMDAFAEDIDVAIGAERLERATTIEVQRVSRSWAGLRTFVADGSPVVGPDDEFPDFVWLVGQGGYGIKTSPALSRVCASLIAGGGLPDDVARQGVSLDDLTPHRLRNVTPEASKVAS; encoded by the coding sequence ATGAGCGAGCAGACCGAAGTCATCATCATCGGCGGCGGCATGACCGGGGCCGGCGCCGCGTACGAGATTTCGCGCGACAGGAAGGTCGTGCTGTTCGAGCGGGAGAGCCATTGCGGTTACCACACCACGGGGCGTTCGGCGGCTAGCTTCACCGAGAATTACGGCAACGGCGTCATCCGCCGCATCGTGCTCGCCAGCCGGGCGTTTCTCACCGAGCCGCCTGCCGGCTTCTGCGATTATCCGCTGCTCAGCAAGCGCGGCATGATCACAGTGGCACGCGCCGACCAGCTCGACCTGTTGCGCGAGGATCTGGCGGCCGCGCAGGCGCTGGTGCCCTCGATCGTTGCGATGAGGCCGGATGAGGCGATCGCGCACGTTCCGGTGCTGCGCCGGGATTATCTTGCCGGCGCTTACATCGAACCGCATTCGATGGATATTGACGTCAACGGCTTGCACCAGGGTTTTCTGCGCGGCGCGCGGGCGCGGGGCGCGCGTATCGTCACCAAGGCCGGGGTCAAAGGCATCGGTCGGCAAGGCGGACAATGGCGGGTCGAAACGGAAGCGGGCGCATTCCTTGCGCCGCTGATCGTCAATGCGGCCGGCGCCTGGGGTGACGAGATCGCGGCGATGGCGGGCGTCCGCCCGGTCGGCTTGCAGCCGAAGCGCCGCACCGCTTTCAACATCCCCGCACCTTCAGGTGTCGACATTGCCGACTGGCCGCTGGTCAACGATGTCGGCGCGGAGTTCTATTTCAAGCCGGATGCCGGACAGCTGTTCGTGTCGCCGGCCGATGCCACGCCGTCGGAGCCGATGGACGCCTTTGCCGAAGACATCGATGTGGCGATCGGCGCCGAGCGCCTCGAACGGGCAACGACGATCGAGGTGCAGCGTGTGTCGCGTTCCTGGGCAGGCTTGCGGACCTTCGTCGCCGACGGCTCCCCGGTGGTCGGGCCTGACGACGAGTTTCCGGATTTCGTCTGGCTGGTCGGGCAGGGCGGCTACGGTATCAAGACCTCGCCGGCGCTGTCGCGCGTCTGCGCCAGCCTGATCGCCGGCGGCGGCCTGCCGGACGATGTCGCGAGGCAAGGCGTGTCGCTGGACGATCTCACACCGCACCGTCTGCGCAATGTCACGCCCGAAGCCAGCAAGGTTGCTTCATGA